Proteins encoded by one window of Aspergillus puulaauensis MK2 DNA, chromosome 4, nearly complete sequence:
- a CDS encoding FAD-binding oxidoreductase (CAZy:AA7;~COG:C;~EggNog:ENOG410PJHR;~InterPro:IPR006094,IPR036318,IPR016169,IPR016166, IPR016167,IPR012951;~PFAM:PF08031,PF01565;~go_function: GO:0016491 - oxidoreductase activity [Evidence IEA];~go_function: GO:0050660 - flavin adenine dinucleotide binding [Evidence IEA];~go_function: GO:0071949 - FAD binding [Evidence IEA];~go_process: GO:0055114 - oxidation-reduction process [Evidence IEA]), which produces MLTESHVQKFKSELIESTFITPQDAEYPEFIKRWNDVGERCAVSAICNPCVIYPNLGPYLHLQGGIVLAGSAKDVSTAIILTVDFNLDLAVRGGGHSHFAASSTDGGIVIDLRNMNKVTVNQAAKTVTVEGGALWSDVDEALGAKGLAAVGGTVNHTGVGGLTLGGGYGWLSGQYGLALDNLLRARIALVDGRIITASDTSHPDLFWAIRGGGGNFGVAVEFVFQAYEKPREVFAGMLVYTLDKVPEIVQFLNEWSSKQQPNESVLLAVVSPPPNGQAKPAIAVVPFYDGSEDAARKRFDKLLSIESVANGTSMIPYAKVNSLLLDGAKHGGRKFQAGAVWEPPLFLGQLDQVIKEYTGMLQAYPETAGSAVLFQFDHPAKIASIPSDATAFANRGYHRLAMVEVKFKSADLDTVALQYAKRIMQTVSGWGSVASEDKTQGAKVYSNYATGDEDAREIFGSNLKRLRDIKRVYDPGNIFNKWFPIRL; this is translated from the exons ATGCTTACTGAATCGCATGTTCAAAAATTCAAGAGCGAGCTCATTGAAAGCACCTTCATAACCCCACAAGATGCAGAATACCCAGAATTTATCAAACGATGGAATGACGTTGGTGAAAGATGTGCTGTAAGCGCCATCTGCAACCCTTGTGTAATCTACCCTAACCTTGGACCGTACCTCCACCTACAGGGCGGCATTGTACTGGCAGGCTCCGCAAAAGATGTATCCACGGCAATAATACTAACTGTCGACTTCAACCTCGATCTCGCTGTTCGCGGCGGCGGGCACTCGCACTTTGCGGCTTCGTCTACTGACGGCGGTATTGTTATTGACCTGCGCAATATGAATAAAGTCACGGTCAACCAGGCCGCAAAGACCGTCACAGTTGAGGGTGGAGCTCTCTGGTCAGATGTGGACGAGGCACTCGGCGCAAAAGGGCTTGCGGCCGTCGGGGG TACTGTGAATCACACGG GTGTCGGCGGATTGACGCTGGGTGGAGGGTATGGTTGGCTCTCCGGGCAATATGGGTTAGCCCTGGACAATCTGCTCAGAGCAAGAATTGCTCTTGTGGATGGCCGAATCATTACAGCTTCGGATACGTCCCATCCAGATCTTTTTTGGGCGATtcgtggaggtggtggcaaTTTTGGTGTTGCT GTGGAGTTTGTATTCCAGGCATATGAAAAGCCGCGGGAAGTATTTGC TGGAATGCTTGTCTACACTCTAGACAAAGTGCCGGAGATTGTCCAGTTTCTAAATGAATGGAGCAGCAAGCAACAACCTAATGAAAGTGTTTTGCTTGCTGTTGTATCTCCACCACCAAACGGGCAGGCAA agCCAGCAATCGCTGTCGTGCCCTTCTACGACGGCTCTGAAGATGCAGCCCGCAAACGATTTGACAAACTCCTATCCATTGAATCCGTTGCCAATGGGACATCCATGATACCATACGCAAAGGTCAACTCTCTACTTCTTGACGGGGCAAAGCACGGCGGTCGCAAGTTCCAGGCTGGGGCAGTCTGGGAGCCGCCCTTGTTCCTTGGACAGCTGGACCAAGTGATTAAAGAATATACTGGGATGCTGCAAGCCTATCCCGAGACAGCAGGGTCGGCGGTGCTTTTCCAGTTTGATCACCCTGCTAAGATAGCTTCGATTCCGAGCGATGCAACGGCGTTTGCAAATCGTGGGTATCACCGTCTTGCTATGGTTGAAGTGAAATTTAAAAGCGCAGATCTGGACACTGTAGCCTTGCAATACGCAAAGAGAATTATGCAGACTGTCAGTGGTTGGGGCAGCGTCGCCTCAGAAGATAAAACACAAGGAGCGAAGGTCTA CTCTAACTACGCCactggcgatgaagatgcaaGGGAAATATTTGGAAGCAATCTCAAGCGCCTGAGAGATATAAAGAGAGTGTATGACCCTGgaaacatcttcaacaagtGGTTTCCAATTCGTCTTTAG
- a CDS encoding acyl carrier protein (InterPro:IPR020806,IPR036736,IPR009081,IPR003231;~PFAM:PF00550;~go_function: GO:0031177 - phosphopantetheine binding [Evidence IEA];~go_process: GO:0006633 - fatty acid biosynthetic process [Evidence IEA]): protein MQAAYVKRSTIEERVKKVIAEQLGVNEEEITPNARLVEDLGADSLSSIELFLALEEEFDIEIPDEDAEAWTTVQSVIDYITEHA, encoded by the exons ATGCAGGCAGCTTACGTCAAGCGGTCTACCATTGAGGAgcgggtgaagaaggtgattGCTGAGCAGCTCGGGGtgaatgaggaagag ATCACCCCCAATGCACGCTTGGTTGAGGACCTCGGTGCGGACTCTCTATCTAGTATTGAACTTTTCTTGGCTCTGGAAGAG GAATTTGACATCGAAATTCCGGATGAAGACGCTGAAGCATGGACAACTG TTCAATCGGTTATCGACTATATCACCGAACATGCTTAA
- a CDS encoding carbon-nitrogen hydrolase family protein (COG:E;~EggNog:ENOG410PJIE;~InterPro:IPR036526,IPR044149,IPR000132,IPR003010;~PFAM:PF00795;~go_function: GO:0003824 - catalytic activity [Evidence IEA];~go_process: GO:0006807 - nitrogen compound metabolic process [Evidence IEA]), with the protein MVVKAAVVQAEPEWLDLQASIRKTCRFIGDAAHEGAQIVAFPELWVPGYPGWIWSRPMDPVLNVEFVKNSLVVDSTEMDAIRKCAAENEIVVCLGFSERSGGTVYIAQCTINSDGSLLVARRKLKPIHMERTVFGDGHGPSLRNVAQTPVGRVGALSCGEHYNPLLKYHTFSQGEEIHVAAWPPVMPHPGGKHSYSMSQEAVEAASRIYSIESQAFTLHSTTVISKKGIEKLGTAHGMVFNAPGGGASAIFAPDGRKLTKDLPLTEEGILHADLDFDDQVKEKSLLDCCGHCSRPDLLWLVSNMEEQKSVRSA; encoded by the exons ATGGTCGTCAAAGCTGCAGTCGTCCAGGCGGAGCCAGAGTGGCTGGACCTCCAGGCTTCTATTCGAAAGACCTGTCGCTTTATAGGAGATGCTGCCCATGAAGGGGCCCAGATAGTCGCATTCCCTGAGCTCTGGGTGCCTGGCTATCCCGGGTGGATATG GAGCAGACCAATGGACCCCGTCCTCAATGTCGAGTTCGTCAAGAACTCGCTTGTGGTCGATTCTACCGAAATGGACGCTATTCGCAAGTGCGCAGCAGAGAACGAGATCGTTGTCTGCCTGGGGTTCTCTGAGCGAAGTGGTGGCACCGTCTACATTGCTCAATGCACGATCAACAGCGACGGATCTCTCTTGGTGGCCAGGCGCAAGCTGAAGCCAATCCATATGGAGCGCACAGTATTTGGCGATGGCCATGGTCCGTCACTGCGTAATGTCGCCCAAACTCCAGTCGGTCGCGTCGGTGCGCTGTCCTGTGGT GAACATTACAATCCACTTTTGAAATACCACACGTTCTCACAAGGGGAGGAAATCCACGTTGCTGCGTGGCCTCCTGTCATGCCGCATCCTGGCGGTAAACATTCATATTCAATGTCTCAGGAAG CGGTCGAAGCAGCGTCACGTATATACTCAATAGAGTCTCAAGCCTTTACCTTGCATTCCACCACCGTTATCAGCAAGAAAGGCATTGAGAAGCTGGGAACAGCGCATGGGATGGTCTTCAACGCacctggaggaggcgcgAGTGCAATATTTGCCCCCGATGGACGAAAACTGACAAAGGATTTGCCGCTTACTGAAGAGGGCATTCTCCATGCGGATCTGGACTTTGACGATcaagtaaaagaaaagagcctACTGGATTGCTGCGGGCATTGTAGTCGTCCTGATCTGCTATGGTTGGTGTCGAAtatggaggagcagaagtcTGTTCGCTCGGCTTAA
- the ISC1_1 gene encoding putative isochorismatase family hydrolase (COG:Q;~EggNog:ENOG410PN9I;~InterPro:IPR000868,IPR036380;~PFAM:PF00857): MSDVKSFRQLIGVPPSTASVSDSTLIIIDAQNEYASGQLKVENVGQSRKVIADLLSRYRAAGKQKNIVHVVHETPAGAPVFTPGTELAEEFQELTPGAGEKVVTKNFPSSFAKTDLDAYLKTLGDSGKKIVLVGYMAHVCVSTTARAGAELGYDVLVAQDGVGDRHIPGVAADTLVSVALKEVADAFGTVISAADVN, translated from the coding sequence atgTCCGACGTCAAGTCCTTCCGCCAACTCATCGGCGTCCCCCCATCCACAGCCTCCGTCTCAGACTCGACACTGATCATCATCGACGCCCAAAACGAATACGCGTCGGGGCAGCTTAAAGTCGAGAATGTCGGCCAGAGCCGCAAGGTCATCGCCGACCTGCTCTCGCGATACCGCGCAGCCGGGAAACAGAAGAACATTGTCCATGTCGTGCACGAGACACCCGCAGGTGCGCCCGTGTTCACCCCGGGTACTGAGCTCGCGGAGGAGTTCCAGGAATTGACGCCCGGGGCTGGGGAGAAGGTTGTTACGAAGAACTTTCCTAGCTCGTTTGCGAAGACCGATCTGGATGCGTATTTGAAGACGCTTGGGGATAgcgggaagaagattgttCTTGTGGGGTATATGGCGCATGTTTGTGTGTCTACCACTGCgagggctggggctgagCTTGGATATGATGTGCTGGTGGCCCAGGATGGAGTTGGCGATAGACATATTCCTGGTGTTGCGGCGGATACTCTGGTTTCGGTGGCGCTGAAGGAGGTCGCTGATGCGTTTGGGACGGTTatttctgctgctgatgTCAACTAG
- a CDS encoding Zn(II)2Cys6 transcription factor (COG:S;~EggNog:ENOG410PXM8;~InterPro:IPR036236,IPR036864,IPR007219,IPR013087, IPR001138;~PFAM:PF00172;~go_function: GO:0000981 - DNA-binding transcription factor activity, RNA polymerase II-specific [Evidence IEA];~go_function: GO:0003677 - DNA binding [Evidence IEA];~go_function: GO:0008270 - zinc ion binding [Evidence IEA];~go_process: GO:0006351 - transcription, DNA-templated [Evidence IEA];~go_process: GO:0006355 - regulation of transcription, DNA-templated [Evidence IEA]) — translation MPGTDSKRFSCQFPGCSSSYQRKEHLHRHEAQHRGPLAHPCPFCKRTFARNDTLRRHVSRDHAESQLASARTSQACENCRVAKVRCRGGSPCTRCEVKGRQCIFSNPAPGQEDAGREQLTEPGRVEDVDMNLGPVFPDANPGDKAQHCVHMYFAHFHRHWPILHQGTFDIAHEPPFLVQAVMMVGLWASGSASAQRAAVELHSRLGPSIQEQRSNWDKTFQEQAESYTTPASRWPIATYQGILLYLIFSLISSDSRSNSLDLTLFMAPYDRDILSALCETCLRNNIFYYPRMLERYRDLDSITCIWVGVEEIKRLGLALYKVSRLCGDRLIGLPDLQFPIPDSRHLWNAQSNPELSRLLQIEADRGKRLDGSQEGNWISSYGEWLDGSMEVQWI, via the exons ATGCCAGGAACGGACTCCAAGCGTTTTTCATGCCAATTCCCTggctgcagctccagctacCAGCGCAAAGagcatctccatcgccacgAAGCCCAACATCGAGGCCCTCTTGCCCACCCCTGCCCGTTCTGCAAGCGCACATTTGCTCGCAA TGACACTCTACGACGCCATGTCAGTCGCGATCACGCAGAGTCCCAGCTCGCCTCTGCGCGCACATCGCAGGCTTGCGAGAATTGTCGGGTCGCAAAAGTACGATGTCGGGGAGGATCTCCTTGTACACGGTGTGAGGTAAAAGGGCGTCAATGTATTTTCAGCAATCCTGCACCTGGGCAAGAAGACGCCGGCCGGGAGCAGCTCACTGAACCGGGTCGAGTTGAGGATGTCGACATGAACCTTGGACCAGTGTTCCCTGATGCGAATCCTGGAGACAAGGCCCAGCACTGTGTACATATGTACTTTGCCCACTTCCACCGTCACTGGCCTATTCTACATCAGGGCACTTTTGATATCGCACACGAACCCCCGTTCCTAGTCCAGGCTGTCATGATGGTCGGGCTCTGGGCTAGTGGAAGTGCATCAGCACAACGAGCAGCTGTTGAGCTTCACTCTAGATTAGGTCCTTCAATTCAGGAACAGCGG AGCAACTGGGACAAGACATTTCAAGAGCAGGCCGAAAGCTATACTACCCCTGCTTCACGCTGGCCCATTGCAACATACCAGGGTATTCTGTTGTACCTTATATTTTCACTAATTTCCTCAGACTCGAGGAGTAATTCCCTTGACTTGACACTATTTATGGCACCCTACGATCGCGATATCCTCTCCGCCCTCTGCGAAACATGTCTCCGGAACAATATCTTCTACTACCCTCGCATGCTCGAGCGGTATCGAGACCTCGACTCAATCACCTGCATCTGGGTGGGCGTTGAAGAGATAAAGCGACTCGGCCTGGCACTGTACAAGGTCTCTCGGCTATGCGGCGACCGACTAATAGGTCTCCCTGATCTTCAGTTTCCTATTCCAGACAGCAGACATCTTTGGAATGCGCAGTCGAATCCAGAGctctctcgccttcttcagaTTGAGGCCGACCGGGGGAAGAGGCTGGATGGGAGTCAGGAGGGTAACTGGATCTCGAGCTATGGGGAGTGGTTGGATGGTAGTATGGAGGTCCAGTGgatataa
- a CDS encoding aldo/keto reductase (COG:C;~EggNog:ENOG410PV9B;~InterPro:IPR023210,IPR036812;~PFAM:PF00248), with amino-acid sequence MTSIEKNPDSSLFRHRQLAPTAAVRVSPLCLGTMTFGGKQEAKYGECSNKEAFAMLDYFYSQGGNFIDTASGYQEGHSEMLVGEWMAARKNRDQMVLATKYTTAYMTQHKDRIQSNYGGNNAKSLKVSVDESLRKLQTSYIDLLYVHWWDYTTSIPELMHSLNDLVVAGKVIYLGISDTPAWIVTKANQYARDHGLRQFAVYQGMWNAAMRDFERDIIPMAREEGMALCPYGVLNQGRFQTKEGFKEREKDNPGRKFIPTSEHDKKVSAVLEDVSKAKGVELLNVALAYVMQKTPYVFPIVGGRKVDHLKGSIAGLDVALDEQEIEEVEGAYPFDFGFPHTFLSGTMFDNSTPRMADRPGDVWLTKPLGQFAWVDQPKAIRPSQQRGTDET; translated from the coding sequence ATGACCTCCATTGAGAAAAACCCCGACTCCTCTCTTTtccgccaccgccagctgGCACCGACCGCCGCCGTCCGGGTCTCCCCGCTATGCCTAGGCACGATGACCTTTGGCGGGAAGCAAGAGGCCAAATATGGAGAATGCTCCAACAAGGAAGCCTTTGCCATGCTCGACTACTTCTACAGTCAAGGCGGCAACTTCATCGACACTGCCAGCGGGTACCAGGAAGGCCACTCGGAGATGCTGGTCGGGGAATGGATGGCCGCACGCAAGAACCGCGACCAGATGGTGCTGGCGACCAAGTATACAACCGCATACATGACGCAGCATAAAGACCGCATCCAGTCCAACTACGGCGGAAACAACGCCAAGTCCCTCAAGGTTAGTGTGGACGAGTCCCTGCGCAAGCTGCAGACCTCGTACATTGACCTACTGTACGTCCACTGGTGGGACTACACGACCTCGATCCCGGAACTGATGCATTCGCTGAACGACCTGGTTGTCGCAGGGAAAGTCATTTACCTGGGTATTTCGGACACGCCGGCTTGGATTGTCACCAAGGCGAACCAGTATGCGCGGGACCACGGCCTGCGCCAGTTCGCAGTATACCAGGGGATGTGGAACGCCGCAATGCGGGACTTTGAAAGAGACATCATCCCAATGGCGCGCGAGGAGGGGATGGCGCTGTGTCCGTACGGCGTGCTAAACCAGGGCAGGTTCCAGACGAAGGAAGGATTCAAAGAACGCGAGAAGGATAACCCTGGCCGCAAGTTCATTCCCACGTCAGAGCATGACAAAAAGGTCTCTGCGGTGCTTGAGGATGTAAGCAAGGCTAAAGGAGTGGAACTTCTGAATGTCGCCCTGGCCTACGTGATGCAAAAGACTCCGTATGTCTTCCCTATTGTTGGCGGTAGGAAGGTCGACCACCTCAAGGGCAGCATTGCCGGCCTTGATGTTGCCCTAGACGAGCAAGAAATCGAAGAGGTCGAGGGAGCCTATCCCTTCGATTTCGGATTCCCTCATACCTTCCTGAGCGGCACGATGTTTGACAATTCAACCCCAAGAATGGCAGACAGGCCGGGCGATGTCTGGTTGACGAAACCACTGGGCCAGTTTGCCTGGGTAGATCAGCCCAAGGCCATTCGGCCATCGCAGCAAAGAGGTACAGATGAAACTTGA
- a CDS encoding bZIP transcription factor, with protein MSYQLERTRNNQRRSRARKRDYIATLEARIQDCEQSRRDGSLRGSDDDRDTVDKLQQENGRLSLLLEAIGINKDFQHSYLGTEGLSPLVQVVGEDTIGNLQGESSTSALTVPNQQQQSIGWPQPPITVEFPGPALPADEWNQNPLVNSTFSLSTPLPPGMMVHPQTQPPQSFHNMALNPDAISLVTQLLAASPDGLTPCSLAYSLAYRYNRKGHETAYLDFRLYIGYRACTAVGDGCVVENKVLFGVLADIS; from the exons ATG AGCTACCAGCTGGAGCGGACACGCAACAACCAGCGTCGCAGTCGTGCTAGGAAGCGCGATTACATTGCGACGCTGGAAGCCAGAATCCAGGATTGCGAACAGTCACGGCGAGACGGATCGTTACGTGGCTCCGATGACGATAGAGACACCGTAGACAAACTTCAGCAAGAGAATGGTCGCCTTAGCCTGTTGCTTGAGGCTATTGGTATTAACAAGGACTTTCAACACTCCTATCTAGGGACAGAAGGGCTATCTCCCCTGGTCCAGGTGGTTGGCGAGGACACTATTGGCAATCTACAGGGGGAATCTTCCACGAGCGCATTGACT GTCCCgaaccagcagcagcagtcaaTAGGATGGCCGCAGCCCCCTATTACGGTGGAGTTTCCAGGGCCTGCACTTCCTGCGGATGAATGGAACCAAAACCCTTTAGTCAATTCGACATTCTCATTGTCTACACCTTTACCACCGGGCATGATGGTTCACCCGCAGACTCAACCACCACAAAGCTTCCATAACATGGCGCTGAATCCCGATGCCATTTCACTGGTTACGCAGCTCCTGGCTGCATCCCCTGATGGTTTGACGCCATGTTCATTAGCCTATTCTCTCGCCTATCGATATAACCGTAAGGGACACGAAACTGCGTATTTGGATTTTAGGCTTTATATAGGCTATCGGGCATGTACTGCTGTCGGTGACGGATGTGTGGTGGAGAATAAGGTATTATTCGGAGTTTTAGCAGATATTTCgtaa
- a CDS encoding MFS transporter (COG:U;~EggNog:ENOG410QDY7;~InterPro:IPR020846,IPR011701,IPR036259;~PFAM:PF07690;~TransMembrane:12 (i126-146o166-183i195-213o225-246i253-272o292-314i362-381o401-425i441-460o466-493i514-532o538-556i);~go_function: GO:0022857 - transmembrane transporter activity [Evidence IEA];~go_process: GO:0055085 - transmembrane transport [Evidence IEA]) yields MADIIRDAPIGQILRFVSRNRLLQYPDEKADFQLPPQWASLIDNLDSSPPRTDDSTGAIQEGSNGSSDVEAGQLQRCQSANTNGNSSDASCIPITPTVTKDGVILVDWYNSNDPENPHNWSRGKRAAIAAIICIYTFVVYTSSAIYTASEEGVMQAFGVSRIKATLGLALYVLGYGVGPLIFSPLSEIPIIGRSPVYAVTMLLFVIISIPTAFAPNYPGLMVLRFLQGFFGSPCLASGGASLGDIYSFMAMPFALTAWVAAAYCGPALGPLLSGFSVPAVSWRWSLFESIWASAPVFLVMLVSLPETSTPNILLHRARRLRKLTGDQRLVSKSEIDQQDMKPSSIMVDAFIKPLEITIKDPAVLFVQVYTAIIYGIYYMFFEAFPLVYPVYYHMNLGQVGLVFLCILVACLLAVFSYCVYIYAVVNPRTLKSGMGPNEDRLIPALAVSVFPTIGLFLFAFTSRSDIHWIVPTIGITIYAGTCFIIMQCIFVYIPLSYPPYAASLFAANDFFRSAFACGAVVFSQPMFANLGIARGVSLLGGLSGIGIIGIWLLYFFGAMLRARSRFAVSG; encoded by the exons ATGGCAGACATCATTCGTGATGCCCCCATCGGGCAGATCCTGCGCTTCGTTTCTAGGAACCGCCTGCTCCAGTACCCTGATGAAAAGGCAGACTTCCAACTTCCTCCGCAATGGGCAAGTCTGATCGATAACTTGGACTCATCCCCTCCCAGAACAGACGACTCCACGGGAGCCATACAAGAAGGTAGTAACGGCAGCAGCGATGTTGAAGCCGGCCAACTACAGCGTTGTCAATCAGCCAATACGAATGGTAACAGCAGCGATGCCAGCTGTATCCCTATTACCCCTACAGTCACGAAAGACGGTGTTATCCTTGTCGACTGGTACAATTCCAACGACCCCGAAAACCCGCACAACTGGTCCAGAGGCAAGCGTGCTGCCATCGCGGCTATAATCTGCATTTATACCTTTGTGGTCTATACCTCCTCTGCCATCTATACTGCTTCAGAAGAGGGCGTTATGCAGGCTTTTGGTGTCAGCAGGATCAAGGCCACCCTAGGTCTAGCCCTGTACGTGCTTGGGTATGGCGTTGGGCCCCTTATCTTTTCTCCCTTGAGTGAGATCCCAATCATTGGGAGGAGCCCTGTCTATGCCGTGACGATGTTGCTATTCGTCATCATCTCTATTCCTACGGCCTTTGCGCCCAATTACCCCGGACTCATGGTCCTGCGTTTCTTACAGGGATTCTTTGGGTCACCATGCCTGGCGTCCGGTGGTGCATCGCTGGGGGATATCTATAGCTTCATGGCAATGCCTTTTGCGTTGACGGCCTGGGTAGCTGCAGCATATTGTGGAC CGGCACTGGGACCACTTCTCAGCGGCTTCTCCGTCCCAGCCGTTTCGTGGCGATGGTCCCTCTTCGAATCAATATGGGCATCTGCCCCAGTCTTCCTGGTTATGCTTGTTTCTCTTCCCGAGACCAGCACCCCGAATATCCTACTGCATCGTGCCCGCCGTCTCAGGAAGCTCACGGGCGACCAGCGTCTTGTCTCGAAGAGCGAGATTGACCAGCAGGACATGAAACCGTCGAGCATAATGGTTGACGCGTTCATCAAGCCGCTGGAAATCACCATCAAGGACCCGGCAGTGCTCTTCGTGCAGGTATACACGGCCATTATCTACGGCATCTATTACATGT TCTTCGAGGCATTCCCTCTCGTCTACCCAGTCTACTACCACATGAACCTAGGCCAGGTGGGCCTCGTCTTCCTGTGCATCCTAGTAGCCTGCCTGCTCGCCGTATTCTCCTACTGCGTCTACATCTATGCCGTTGTGAATCCACGCACCCTCAAGTCCGGCATGGGCCCTAACGAAGACCGCCTGATCCCGGCGCTGGCCGTGTCCGTATTCCCAAccatcggcctcttcctcttcgcaTTTACATCCCGCTCCGATATCCACTGGATCGTGCCTACAATCGGCATCACAATCTACGCCGGTACCTGCTTCATCATCATGCAGTGCATCTTTGTGTATATCCCGCTCAGCTACCCGCCGTACGCAGCGAGTCTGTTCGCGGCGAATGATTTCTTCCGCAGTGCGTTTGCCTGCGGGGCTGTGGTGTTTTCGCAGCCGATGTTTGCGAATTTGGGGATTGCGAGGGGAGTTAGTCTGCTTGGGGGGTTGAGTGGGATTGGGATTATTGGGATTTGGCTGTTGTATTTCTTTGGAGCGATGCTGCGTGCCAGGAGTCGGTTTGCTGTGAGTGGGTAG